A genomic segment from Mus musculus strain C57BL/6J chromosome 13, GRCm38.p6 C57BL/6J encodes:
- the Shld3 gene encoding shieldin complex subunit 3: MDSCRMTTEVILHYRPYENDPKQLAKIAENVIQDFPTHPLPRFIPWFPYDESKLPLKPERLPPVISEEAAESVKQYLAISEPGVKSQSYDCTVDLLEFQPSSKLQHFIQSHTVKEQTNAAHLDKNSGKEKQHKQRSWSVSLASSHCPEKIFPLSRKLQASLRTLHLHSFHRARWTLEYSVCNNQTLEDIWTKLNRLIRRDELPSCNATIQRQLGQIWVFCDIKCCEYVGNLLKERLSLIGKIDLFVHKYGVIFSM, from the coding sequence ATGGATAGCTGCAGAATGACCACTGAAGTAATATTACATTATCGACCATATGAAAACGATCCCAAACAGCTGGCAAAAATTGCAGAAAATGTAATTCAAGACTTTCCTACTCACCCACTACCAAGATTTATTCCTTGGTTTCCATACGATGAGTCCAAACTTCCACTCAAGCCTGAAAGATTACCACCAGTAATTTCTGAAGAGGCTGCTGAGAGCGTGAAGCAGTACTTAGCCATCTCAGAACCTGGTGTTAAATCCCAGAGCTATGACTGCACAGTAGATCTCTTGGAGTTTCAGCCTAGCTCAAAACTGCAGCACTTTATCCAATCACACACAGTGAAGGAGCAGACCAATGCGGCACATTTGGATAAAaattcaggaaaagaaaaacagcacaaGCAGAGATCCTGGAGTGTTTCGCTTGCCAGCAGCCACTGTCCAGAAAAGATCTTTcctttgtctagaaaattgcaaGCTAGTTTAAGGACACTACATTTGCACTCCTTTCATAGAGCAAGATGGACTTTAGAATACAGTGTTTGCAACAACCAGACTCTGGAAGACATTTGGACAAAACTCAATCGCCTTATCAGGCGCGATGAACTCCCTTCTTGTAACGCTACCATCCAGAGACAGTTAGGCCAAATATGGGTGTTCTGTGATATTAAGTGCTGTGAATATGTAGGAAATCTCCTTAAAGAAAGATTATCTCTTATTGGGAAAATTGATTTATTTGTACACAAATATGGTGTTATTTTTAGTATGTAA
- the Trim23 gene encoding E3 ubiquitin-protein ligase TRIM23 isoform 1 (isoform 1 is encoded by transcript variant 1), whose product MAALAVNKPGAGVDSGRQGSRGTAVVKVLECGVCEDVFSLQGDKVPRLLLCGHTVCHDCLTRLPLHGRAIRCPFDRQVTDLGDSGVWGLKKNFALLELLERLQNGHIGQYGAAEEAIGTSGESIIRCDEDEAHVASVYCTVCATHLCSDCSQVTHSTKTLAKHRRVPLADKPHEKTMCCQHQVHAIEFVCLEEGCQTSPLMCCVCKEYGKHQGHKHSVLEPEANQIRASILDMAHCIRTFTEEISDYSRKLVGIVQHIEGGEQIVEDGIGMAHTEHVPGTAENARSCVRAYFSDLHETLCRQEEMALSVVDAHVREKLIWLRQQQEDMTILLSQVSTACLHCEKTLQQDDCRVVLAKQEITRLLETLQKQQQQFTEVADHIQLDASIPVTFTKDNRVHIGPKMEIRVVTLGLDGAGKTTILFKLKQDEFMQPIPTIGFNVETVEYKNLKFTIWDVGGKHKLRPLWKHYYLNTQAVVFVVDSSHRDRISEAHSELAKLLTEKELRDALLLIFANKQDVAGALSVEEITELLSLHKLCCGRSWYIQGCDARSGMGLYEGLDWLSRQLVAAGVLDVA is encoded by the exons ATGGCTGCCCTCGCTGTAAACAAGCCCGGAGCCGGAGTAGACAGTGGGCGGCAGGGCAGCCGGGGGACGGCTGTGGTGAAG GTTCTGGAGTGTGGGGTTTGTGAAGATGTCTTCTCTTTGCAAGGAGATAAAGTTCCTCGCCTCCTCCTCTGTGGCCACACAGTCTGTCATGACTGTCTTACTCGCTTGCCTCTGCATGGAAGAGCAATACGTTGCCCATTTGATCGACAAGTAACAGACCTAG GAGACTCAGGTGTATGGGGTTTGAAAAAGAACTTTGCTTTACTGGAGCTTTTAGAACGTTTGCAAAATGGGCACATTGGTCAGTATGGAGCTGCAGAAGAGGCCATTGGGACATCTGGAGAG aGCATCATTCGCTGTGATGAAGATGAAGCTCACGTTGCATCTGTATATTGCACTGTGTGTGCAACTCACTTGTGCTCAGACTGTTCTCAAGTTACTCATTCTACAAAGACATTAGCAAAGCATAGGCGTGTGCCTCTAGCTGATAAACCTCATGAGAAAACCATGTGCTGTCAGCACCAGGTGCATGCCATTGAGTTTGTTTGCTTGGAAGAAGGTTGTCAAACTAGTCCACTCATGTGCTGTGTCTGCAAAGAATATGGAAAGCACCAAGGTCACAAG CATTCAGTACTGGAACCAGAAGCTAATCAGATCCGAGCATCAATTTTAGACATGGCTCACTGCATACGGACCTTCACTGAGGAAATCTCAGATTATTCCAGAAAATTAGTTGGGATTGTTCAGCACATTGAAGGAGGAGAACAAATAGTAGAAGATGGAATTGGAATGGCTCACACAGAACAT GTCCCAGGTACTGCAGAGAATGCCCGATCATGTGTCAGAGCTTATTTTTCTGATTTACATGAAACTCTTTGTCGTCAAGAAGAAATGGCTCTAAGTGTTGTTGATGCCCATGTTCGAGAAAAACTGATTTGGCTTAGGCAGCAACAAGAGGATATGACTATTCTCTTGTCCCAGGTCTCAACAGCCTGTCTCCACTGTGAAAAAACTCTGCAGCAG GATGATTGCAGAGTTGTCTTGGCAAAACAAGAAATCACAAGATTACTAGAAACACtgcagaaacagcagcagcagtttaCAGAGGTTGCAGATCATATTCAGTTGGATGCCAGTATTCCAGTCACTTTTACAAAG GACAATAGAGTTCATATTGGACCCAAAATGGAAATCCGAGTAGTCACATTAGGATTAGATGGTGCTGGAAAAACTACCATTTTGTTCAAGTTAAAACAAGATGAATTTATGCAACCTATTCCAACAATTg GTTTTAATGTGGAAACTGTGGAatacaaaaatctaaaattcaCCATTTGGGATGTGGGTGGAAAACACAAATTAAGACCATTGTGGAAACATTATTACCTCAATACACAAG CTGTTGTATTTGTTGTTGATAGTAGTCATAGAGACAGAATTAGTGAAGCACACAGTGAACTTGCAAAGTTGTTAACGGAAAAAGAACTCCGAGATGCCTTACTCTTGATTTTTGCTAACAAACAG GATGTAGCTGGAGCACTTTCAGTAGAAGAAATCACTGAACTTCTCAGTCTCCATAAACTATGCTGTGGAAGGAGTTGGTATATTCAGGGCTGTGATGCTCGAAGTGGAATGGGGCTCTACGAAGGGTTGGACTGGCTGTCCCGGCAACTTGTGGCTGCTGGAGTGTTGGATGTTGCTTGA
- the Trim23 gene encoding E3 ubiquitin-protein ligase TRIM23 isoform 2 (isoform 2 is encoded by transcript variant 2) translates to MAALAVNKPGAGVDSGRQGSRGTAVVKVLECGVCEDVFSLQGDKVPRLLLCGHTVCHDCLTRLPLHGRAIRCPFDRQVTDLGDSGVWGLKKNFALLELLERLQNGHIGQYGAAEEAIGTSGESIIRCDEDEAHVASVYCTVCATHLCSDCSQVTHSTKTLAKHRRVPLADKPHEKTMCCQHQVHAIEFVCLEEGCQTSPLMCCVCKEYGKHQGHKVPGTAENARSCVRAYFSDLHETLCRQEEMALSVVDAHVREKLIWLRQQQEDMTILLSQVSTACLHCEKTLQQDDCRVVLAKQEITRLLETLQKQQQQFTEVADHIQLDASIPVTFTKDNRVHIGPKMEIRVVTLGLDGAGKTTILFKLKQDEFMQPIPTIGFNVETVEYKNLKFTIWDVGGKHKLRPLWKHYYLNTQAVVFVVDSSHRDRISEAHSELAKLLTEKELRDALLLIFANKQDVAGALSVEEITELLSLHKLCCGRSWYIQGCDARSGMGLYEGLDWLSRQLVAAGVLDVA, encoded by the exons ATGGCTGCCCTCGCTGTAAACAAGCCCGGAGCCGGAGTAGACAGTGGGCGGCAGGGCAGCCGGGGGACGGCTGTGGTGAAG GTTCTGGAGTGTGGGGTTTGTGAAGATGTCTTCTCTTTGCAAGGAGATAAAGTTCCTCGCCTCCTCCTCTGTGGCCACACAGTCTGTCATGACTGTCTTACTCGCTTGCCTCTGCATGGAAGAGCAATACGTTGCCCATTTGATCGACAAGTAACAGACCTAG GAGACTCAGGTGTATGGGGTTTGAAAAAGAACTTTGCTTTACTGGAGCTTTTAGAACGTTTGCAAAATGGGCACATTGGTCAGTATGGAGCTGCAGAAGAGGCCATTGGGACATCTGGAGAG aGCATCATTCGCTGTGATGAAGATGAAGCTCACGTTGCATCTGTATATTGCACTGTGTGTGCAACTCACTTGTGCTCAGACTGTTCTCAAGTTACTCATTCTACAAAGACATTAGCAAAGCATAGGCGTGTGCCTCTAGCTGATAAACCTCATGAGAAAACCATGTGCTGTCAGCACCAGGTGCATGCCATTGAGTTTGTTTGCTTGGAAGAAGGTTGTCAAACTAGTCCACTCATGTGCTGTGTCTGCAAAGAATATGGAAAGCACCAAGGTCACAAG GTCCCAGGTACTGCAGAGAATGCCCGATCATGTGTCAGAGCTTATTTTTCTGATTTACATGAAACTCTTTGTCGTCAAGAAGAAATGGCTCTAAGTGTTGTTGATGCCCATGTTCGAGAAAAACTGATTTGGCTTAGGCAGCAACAAGAGGATATGACTATTCTCTTGTCCCAGGTCTCAACAGCCTGTCTCCACTGTGAAAAAACTCTGCAGCAG GATGATTGCAGAGTTGTCTTGGCAAAACAAGAAATCACAAGATTACTAGAAACACtgcagaaacagcagcagcagtttaCAGAGGTTGCAGATCATATTCAGTTGGATGCCAGTATTCCAGTCACTTTTACAAAG GACAATAGAGTTCATATTGGACCCAAAATGGAAATCCGAGTAGTCACATTAGGATTAGATGGTGCTGGAAAAACTACCATTTTGTTCAAGTTAAAACAAGATGAATTTATGCAACCTATTCCAACAATTg GTTTTAATGTGGAAACTGTGGAatacaaaaatctaaaattcaCCATTTGGGATGTGGGTGGAAAACACAAATTAAGACCATTGTGGAAACATTATTACCTCAATACACAAG CTGTTGTATTTGTTGTTGATAGTAGTCATAGAGACAGAATTAGTGAAGCACACAGTGAACTTGCAAAGTTGTTAACGGAAAAAGAACTCCGAGATGCCTTACTCTTGATTTTTGCTAACAAACAG GATGTAGCTGGAGCACTTTCAGTAGAAGAAATCACTGAACTTCTCAGTCTCCATAAACTATGCTGTGGAAGGAGTTGGTATATTCAGGGCTGTGATGCTCGAAGTGGAATGGGGCTCTACGAAGGGTTGGACTGGCTGTCCCGGCAACTTGTGGCTGCTGGAGTGTTGGATGTTGCTTGA